From a region of the Triticum aestivum cultivar Chinese Spring chromosome 7D, IWGSC CS RefSeq v2.1, whole genome shotgun sequence genome:
- the LOC123166127 gene encoding probable protein phosphatase 2C 57: MEELRLGGGGGGGGGRGKPPIPSSASARKPVLSKHASFARGPLSNTKSESERTFESADVEYIPVVRSGGWADIGSRSTMEDVYICCDNFLRDFGPENCEEGPSSFYGVFDGHGGKHAADFVCSNLPRFIVEGDGFPGEIEKAVSSAFLQTDAAFADACSVNSSLASGTTALAALIIGRSLLVANAGDCRAVVCCRGKAVEMSRDHKPSCNREKMRIEASGGYVYDGYLNGLLNVARAIGDWHMEGMKACDGLGPLSAEPEVMMRNLTEEDEFLIIGCDGMWDVFRSQNAVDFARRRLQEHNDPVACCKELVDEAIKRKSGDNLSVVVVCFNSIAPPVLTAPRPRVQRSISAEGLKELQGFLDSLAD; this comes from the exons atggaggagcttaggctcggcggcggcggcggcggcggcggcggcaggggaaaGCCGCCGATCCCGTCCTCGGCCTCGGCGAGGAAGCCGGTGCTCTCAAAGCACGCATCCTTT GCAAGGGGCCCTTTGAGCAATACAAAGTCTGAAAGCGAGAGAACTTTTGAAAGCGCAGATGTTGAATATATCCCAGTTGTACGGTCTGGAGGCTGGGCCGATATTGGGTCAAGGAGCACAATGGAGGATGTCTACATTTGCTGTGACAACTTCCTGCGAGATTTTGGACCTGAAAACTGTGAAGAAGGGCCCAGTTCATTTTATGGG GTTTTTGATGGGCATGGTGGAAAGCATGCTGCGGACTTTGTGTGCAGCAATTTGCCAAGGTTCATCGTTGAGGGTGATGGTTTTCCGGGGGAGATAGAGAAAGCTGTCTCCTCAGCATTCTTACAGACTGATGCTGCTTTTGCAGATGCTTGCTCTGTGAACTCCTCTCTTGCATCTGGCACGACTGCGCTTGCTGCTCTCATCATCGGGAG GTCACTTCTGGTGGCAAATGCTGGTGATTGTAGAGCAGTTGTATGTTGCCGTGGAAAAGCGGTTGAGATGTCCAGGGACCATAAGCCATCTTGCAACAGAGAGAAGATGCGCATTGAAGCCTCAGGTGGTTATGTTTACGATGGATACCTGAATGGGCTGCTGAATGTTGCTAGAGCAATCGGGGACTGGCACATGGAAGGAATGAAAGCATGTGATGGTCTTGGGCCTCTTAGTGCCGAGCCCGAGGTGATGATGCGGAATCTTACCGAGGAGGACGAATTCCTGATCATCGGCTGCGACGGGATGTGGGATGTATTCCGCAGCCAAAATGCGGTAGACTTTGCACGCCGGAGGCTCCAAGAGCACAACGACCCTGTCGCCTGCTGTAAAGAGTTGGTCGATGAGGCCATCAAGAGGAAGAGCGGCGACAACCTTTCCGTAGTTGTCGTCTGCTTCAACTCCATAGCGCCTCCTGTCTTAACAGCTCCCAGGCCTCGCGTACAGAGAAGTATATCCGCAGAAGGCTTGAAGGAGCTGCAGGGCTTCCTCGATAGCTTGGCGGACTGA